A section of the Triticum dicoccoides isolate Atlit2015 ecotype Zavitan chromosome 7A, WEW_v2.0, whole genome shotgun sequence genome encodes:
- the LOC119327969 gene encoding putative pentatricopeptide repeat-containing protein At5g40405: protein MTRAPWPTPRSVRQATELHALLTASGRLLHQPSAAHLLNSLASCISPGDPLHLRYALSLFDRMPCSTFLFDTALRACFRASSGPEHPFLLYQRMRRGGVPPDAFTFHFLFKCCSRGRAQVLLCRMLHAACFRTMLPSAVPLIASPLIHMYAGLELPGDARRAFDEASVKDVVAWTTVISGLAKTGLLDDARRLLARAPTRNVVAWTGLISGYSRAGRAAEAVDCFNRMLSDGIAPDEVTVIGVLSACAQLKDLDFGRSLHMLVGDKRMLMSNKLVVALIDMYAKCGDIACAREVFDALGRGRGPQPWNAMIDGYCKVGHVDIARSLFDQMADHDIITFNSLITGYIHGGRLREALLLFTKMRRHGLRADNFTMVGLLTASASLGALPQGRALHACIEQRLVERDVYLGTALLDMYMKCGRVEEATVVFKQMSVRDVHTWSAMIGGLAFNGMGMAALEHFFWMKCDGFHANSVTYIAVLTACSHSCLLDEGRLYFDEMRLVHNVRPQIEHYGCMIDLLGRSGLLDEAMDLVRTMPMQPNAVIWGSILSACRVYKNVDLAQNAADHLLKLEPAEDAVYVQMYNIYIDSRQWEDASKIRRLMEERGVKKTAGYSSIAVAGEVHKFVVGDRSHPRRMEIIVMLEEIRRSLKSVGYSPITSQITVDVDEEEKEQALLAHSEKLAIAFGLISLAPNLPVHIIKNLRVCEDCHSAIKLISRLWNREIIVRDRSRFHHFRGGACSCNDFW, encoded by the coding sequence CTGCATTTCCCCCGGCGACCCGCTCCACCTCCGCTACGCGCTCAGCCTGTTCGACCGAATGCCCTGCTCCACCTTCCTCTTCGACACCGCGCTCCGCGCCTGCTTCCGCGCCTCCTCGGGACCTGAGCACCCGTTCCTCCTCTACCAGCGTATGCGCCGCGGGGGCGTGCCCCCCGACGCCTTCACGTTCCACTTCCTCTTCAAGTGCTGCTCCCGCGGCCGCGCGCAGGTCCTCCTGTGCCGGATGCTGCACGCCGCGTGCTTCCGTACCATGCTTCCCTCTGCAGTGCCGCTCATTGCGAGCCCTCTCATCCATATGTACGCTGGGCTTGAGCTCCCCGGCGATGCCCGCCGGGCTTTCGACGAGGCTTCTGTGAAGGACGTGGTTGCTTGGACGACGGTCATCAGTGGGCTGGCCAAGACGGGGCTGCTTGATGATGCGCGGCGCCTTCTGGCGCGGGCTCCAACGAGGAACGTGGTCGCTTGGACTGGTTTGATTTCGGGGTACTCGCGTGCTGGTCGGGCTGCTGAGGCTGTGGATTGCTTCAACCGCATGCTTTCTGATGGCATTGCACCGGATGAGGTTACCGTGATTGGCGTGCTCTCGGCATGTGCTCAGCTGAAGGATTTGGATTTTGGACGCTCACTGCACATGCTGGTTGGGGACAAGAGGATGTTGATGAGTAACAAACTTGTAGTTGCGCTCATCGACATGTATGCCAAGTGTGGTGACATTGCCTGTGCAAGGGAGGTTTTTGATGCTTTAGGTAGGGGCCGAGGACCCCAGCCATGGAATGCTATGATTGATGGATACTGCAAGGTAGGCCATGTTGACATTGCACGCTCTCTGTTTGATCAGATGGCGGACCATGACATCATCACATTTAACTCGTTGATCACTGGGTACATCCATGGTGGCCGGCTTAGAGAAGCGCTACTTCTTTTCACAAAGATGAGGAGACATGGTTTGCGTGCTGATAATTTTACCATGGTGGGCCTTCTAACTGCTTCAGCAAGTTTAGGTGCATTGCCACAGGGCAGGGCCTTGCACGCTTGCATTGAGCAGAGGCTGGTGGAAAGAGATGTTTACCTTGGTACTGCACTCTTGGACATGTACATGAAGTGTGGGAGGGTGGAAGAGGCGACTGTTGTTTTCAAACAGATGAGTGTGAGAGATGTTCACACTTGGAGCGCCATGATTGGAGGTCTCGCATTCAATGGGATGGGTATGGCTGCTCTGGAGCACTTCTTCTGGATGAAGTGTGATGGCTTTCATGCCAATTCAGTTACATACATTGCTGTTTTGACTGCATGTAGTCATTCATGCCTACTGGATGAAGGCCGTCTGTATTTCGACGAGATGAGATTGGTGCACAATGTACGCCCCCAAATTGAGCATTATGGCTGCATGATAGATTTGCTGGGCCGCAGTGGACTTCTGGATGAAGCTATGGATCTTGTGCGGACCATGCCAATGCAGCCAAATGCTGTGATATGGGGCTCCATCTTGAGTGCTTGTAGAGTCTACAAGAACGTCGATCTAGCTCAAAATGCTGCAGATCATCTTCTGAAGCTAGAGCCAGCTGAGGATGCTGTCTATGTCCAGATGTATAACATTTACATTGATTCTAGACAATGGGAAGATGCATCAAAAATAAGGAGATTGATGGAAGAAAGGGGTGTGAAGAAGACTGCCGGTTACAGCTCGATTGCCGTGGCTGGGGAGGTGCATAAGTTTGTAGTTGGTGACCGATCACATCCACGCAGAATGGAGATTATTGTAATGTTGGAGGAGATTAGACGCAGTTTAAAGTCAGTAGGATATTCACCTATCACGTCGCAGATAACAGTGGATGTCGATGAGGAAGAGAAAGAACAGGCACTTTTAGCACACAGTGAGAAATTGGCCATTGCATTTGGCCTCATTAGTCTAGCACCAAACCTACCGGTTCATATCATAAAGAATCTCCGGGTCTGTGAGGACTGCCACTCTGCAATCAAGTTGATCTCAAGGCTTTGGAACCGGGAAATCATTGTTAGAGACCGGAGTCGGTTCCATCACTTCAGGGGTGGAGCATGTTCTTGCAATGATTTTTGGTGA